A stretch of Oryza brachyantha chromosome 4, ObraRS2, whole genome shotgun sequence DNA encodes these proteins:
- the LOC102711613 gene encoding scarecrow-like protein 8, whose amino-acid sequence MEPWRDPHHQTYPYGGVVRSAVQVTMQQRSDAAAAAAGGVLKRSLGDMERWQHQQQQQRQLALQQQLFMRTVRQRTAAASAAVSPLTSADIAAVLGGPPSQPLVLSGSSMGGTLGSPSSTLSSLTTASRAMAMPLTQPQLHLQRQHVTYTPSPQVQVLGTARALAPPAAASDMSILQELEKQLLGDDDEVEAAMSGTGSAVTGSEWEEQLNSITTAPSPPLPAAMTPNNNNNNAVGMTRSPSNSSTSTASSSASCSPPTSATTSRQLLSEAATAIADGHLETAATHLAALKRAANSRGDVEQRLVAMMVPALSSRIVQTASVPSQHVPDLCGAEQRTGSQLLHDISPCFRLGLQAANLAIVDAIGDHRAIHLVDFDVSAPQHADLIRCLAARRLPGTSLKVTAVTDPSSPFTQSLKTTLPAAGEQLQKIAERAGIDYRFKMVSCRAAEIEASKLGCEAGEALAVNLAFALSHVPDESVSPANPRDEILRRVRALGPQVVALVEQELNSNTAPLTTRFADACAHYGAILESLDVTFPRESAERARAEAALAGRAANAVGREGPERLERCEVFGKWRARFGMAGFRPVALGPGIADQVLARQGPVVAGFAVKAENGVLRLGWMGRVVTVASAWR is encoded by the coding sequence ATGGAGCCGTGGCGCGATCCGCATCATCAGACGTACCCGTATGGCGGCGTCGTCAGATCGGCGGTGCAGGTGACGATGCAGCAGCGGTccgacgcggccgcggccgctgcCGGCGGGGTGCTCAAGAGGAGCCTCGGCGACATGGAGAGGTggcagcatcagcagcagcagcagcgacagCTCGcgttgcagcagcagctgttCATGCGTACCGTGAGGCAGCGCAcggccgcggcgtcggcggccgtCTCGCCGCTAACCTCGGCGGATATCGCGGCTGTTCTAGGCGGGCCCCCGTCCCAGCCTCTGGTTCTGTCCGGGTCCAGCATGGGAGGGACCCTAGGATCACCGTCGTCGACGCTGTCGTCCCTCACCACCGCGTCCAGGGCGATGGCGATGCCGCTGACGCAACCACAGCTGCATCTGCAGCGGCAGCACGTGACGTACACGCCTTCGCCGCAGGTGCAGGTCCTTGGAACGGCGAGGGCCCtggcaccgccggcggcggcaagcgaCATGTCCATCCTGCAGGAGCTCGAGAAGCAGCTActtggagacgacgacgaggtggaggcggcgatgaGCGGTACCGGCTCCGCGGTTACCGGGTCCGAGTGGGAGGAGCAACTCAACTCCATcaccaccgcgccgtcgcccccgCTTCCTGCGGCGATGACCccaaacaacaacaacaacaacgcCGTGGGCATGACGCGGTCGCCCTCGAATTCGTCCACCTCCACGGCGTCTTCCTCGGCCTCCTGCTCACCGCCGACCTCGGCCACGACTTCACGGCAACTACTTTCGGAAGCGGCGACTGCCATCGCCGACGGCCACCTTGAAACGGCGGCCACTCATTTGGCCGCCCTCAAGCGCGCGGCCAACTCACGGGGCGACGTGGAGCAGCGGCTGGTTGCAATGATGGTGCCGGCCTTGTCCTCCCGCATTGTTCAGACGGCCTCAGTCCCGTCGCAACACGTCCCGGACCTCTGTGGTGCCGAGCAGCGCACCGGGTCCCAACTCCTCCACGACATCTCTCCGTGCTTCCGTCTCGGCCTGCAAGCGGCAAACTTGGCCATCGTGGACGCCATCGGCGACCACCGCGCCATACACCTGGTGGACTTCGACGTCAGTGCCCCGCAACACGCCGACCTCATCAGGTGCCTCGCTGCACGCCGCCTGCCTGGAACCTCCCTGAAGGTCACCGCCGTCACCGATCCCTCCTCACCATTCACGCAGTCTCTGAAAACCacgctccccgccgccggggagcAGCTTCAGAAGATTGCGGAGCGAGCCGGCATAGATTACCGGTTCAAAATGGTCAGCTGCAGAGCAGCGGAGATAGAAGCATCCAAGCTGGGCTGCGAGGCTGGGGAGGCGCTGGCTGTCAACCTGGCCTTCGCGCTCTCCCACGTCCCCGACGAGAGCGTCTCGCCGGCGAACCCGCGCGACGAGATCCTCCGGCGAGTACGCGCCCTCGGCCCGCAGGTCGTGGCCCTCGTGGAGCAGGAGCTGAACTCCAACACAGCCCCGCTGACCACGCGCTTCGCCGACGCCTGCGCGCACTACGGGGCAATCCTGGAGTCGCTGGACGTCACGTTCCCCCGGGAGAGCGCCGAGAGGGCgcgagcggaggcggcgctggccgGCAGGGCAGCGAACGCGGTGGGCAGGGAGGGCCCCGAGCGGCTGGAGCGGTGCGAGGTGTTCGGCAAGTGGCGCGCCCGGTTCGGCATGGCGGGGTTCCGGCCGGTGGCGCTCGGCCCGGGGATTGCTGACCAGGTCTTGGCCCGGCAGGGCCCCGTCGTGGCCGGGTTCGCCGTCAAGGCGGAGAACGGCGTGCTCCGGCTCGGATGGATGGGGCGCGTGGtcaccgtcgcctccgcctggCGTTAG
- the LOC102711879 gene encoding SUMO-conjugating enzyme SCE1-like isoform X2, whose product MASGGGGIARARLAEERKAWRKNHPHGFVAKPETLPDGSVNLMLWRCIIPGKEGTDWEGGYFPLTMQFTEDYPNSPPSCKFPSGFFHINVYDSGAVCLSILSSGWKPSITVKQILMGIQELFDDPNPMSAAQNLSYELYKKNMPEYRKCVRQQAKKYPSAL is encoded by the exons ATGGCgtccggaggaggaggcatcgcccgcgcgcgccttgCCGAGGAGCGCAAGGCGTGGCGCAAGAACCACCCACAT GGCTTCGTGGCCAAGCCGGAGACCCTGCCGGATGGGTCCGTCAACCTCATGCTCTGGCGATGCATCATCCCCGGCAAGGAGGGC ACAGATTGGGAGGGTGGATATTTCCCACTCACTATGCAATTCACTGAAGACTACCCAAACAGCCCTCCTTCCTGCAAGTTCCCTTCAGGCTTTTTCCACATTAACGTCTACGACTCTGGGGCAGTATGCCTATCAATCTTGAGTAGC GGATGGAAACCTTCAATTACAGTGAAGCAAATTCTTATGGGCATCCAAGAGCTGTTTGATGATCCAAATCCTATGTCTGCTGCCCAGAATTTAAGCTATGAGCTCTATAAAAAG AACATGCCGGAGTACAGGAAGTGTGTCCGTCAGCAGGCCAAGAAGTACCCTTCAGCTCTTTAG
- the LOC102712162 gene encoding uncharacterized protein LOC102712162 produces the protein MSPCCPCLTQGLLFPAMTTTTCLSRGAFLLLAVAALALPQELQLQDAVLIDDVLQEAAEAWYHGKHRRTGVTYPLALPGSLSGIVADVARFRAGSLRRYGVRRFGEFSVPPGLAVRGRASHLLAVRANLGNLSSVFDEYAASGGYRIASPVLGLTFYGLAWRGGTPRLEVLVAGAAIRVNFSMAVPALQPGIVPLCMAVALNGSVTVTDVQAGSNTCHVWDQGHFALVLGGAGDGGVVAEAGEVSKWKLALFGAALGAGGTVLLGLVLVAVLSIQRRKSEVAEMARRAYEEEALRVSMVGHVRAPSAGGSRTTPDALENEYCATS, from the coding sequence ATGTCCCCATGCTGTCCATGTCTTACACAAGGCCTTCTATTTCCAGCCATGACCACCACCACTTGTCTGAGCCGCGGAGCGTTCCtcctgctcgccgtcgccgcgcttGCGCTGCCGCaggagctgcagctgcaggacGCCGTGCTGATCGACGACGTCCTCCAGGAGGCCGCGGAGGCGTGGTACCACGGGAAGCACCGGCGGACAGGCGTCACGTACCCGCTCGCGCTCCCCGGCAGCCTGTCGGGCATCGTGGCCGACGTGGCGCGCTTCCGCGCTGGTAGCCTGAGGAGGTACGGAGTCCGACGGTTCGGCGAGTTCTCCGTGCCCCCGGGGCTCGCCGTGCGCGGCCGTGCGTCGCACCTGCTCGCCGTGCGCGCCAACCTGGGGAACCTCTCGTCCGTCTTCGACGAGtacgcggcgagcggcggataCCGCATCGCGTCGCCGGTGCTCGGGCTCACGTTCTACGGCCtggcgtggcgcggcggcacGCCCCGACTGGAGGTCCTCGTCGCGGGCGCGGCCATCCGTGTCAACTTCTCAATGGCGGTCCCAGCGCTGCAGCCAGGGATCGTGCCGCTCTGCATGGCCGTGGCGCTGAACGGCAGCGTCACCGTGACCGACGTGCAGGCCGGGAGCAACACCTGCCACGTGTGGGACCAGGGCCACTTCGCGCTCGTCCTGGGAGGtgcaggcgacggcggcgtggtggcggaggccggcgaggTGAGCAAGTGGAAGCTGGCGCTCTTCGGGGCGGCGCTTGGCGCGGGCGGCACGGTGCTCCTGGGGCTGGTCCTGGTGGCGGTGCTGAGCATCCAGCGTCGCAAGTCGGAGGTGGCGGAGATGGCGCGACGGGCgtacgaggaggaggcgctgcGCGTGTCCATGGTCGGCCACGTccgcgcgccgtcggcggGCGGGTCGCGCACCACGCCGGACGCCCTCGAGAATGAGTACTGCGCCACGTCGTGA
- the LOC102711879 gene encoding SUMO-conjugating enzyme SCE1-like isoform X3, with product MSPPPKRAAYPCCCRHLRLPRRPTVPPSQTDWEGGYFPLTMQFTEDYPNSPPSCKFPSGFFHINVYDSGAVCLSILSSGWKPSITVKQILMGIQELFDDPNPMSAAQNLSYELYKKNMPEYRKCVRQQAKKYPSAL from the exons ATGTCGCCGCCACCCAAGCGCGCCGCCTACCCATGCTGCTGCCGCCAccttcgtcttcctcgtcgACCCACAGTGCCACCCAGTCAG ACAGATTGGGAGGGTGGATATTTCCCACTCACTATGCAATTCACTGAAGACTACCCAAACAGCCCTCCTTCCTGCAAGTTCCCTTCAGGCTTTTTCCACATTAACGTCTACGACTCTGGGGCAGTATGCCTATCAATCTTGAGTAGC GGATGGAAACCTTCAATTACAGTGAAGCAAATTCTTATGGGCATCCAAGAGCTGTTTGATGATCCAAATCCTATGTCTGCTGCCCAGAATTTAAGCTATGAGCTCTATAAAAAG AACATGCCGGAGTACAGGAAGTGTGTCCGTCAGCAGGCCAAGAAGTACCCTTCAGCTCTTTAG
- the LOC102711879 gene encoding SUMO-conjugating enzyme SCE1-like isoform X1 codes for MSPPPKRAAYPCCCRHLRLPRRPTVPPSQGFVAKPETLPDGSVNLMLWRCIIPGKEGTDWEGGYFPLTMQFTEDYPNSPPSCKFPSGFFHINVYDSGAVCLSILSSGWKPSITVKQILMGIQELFDDPNPMSAAQNLSYELYKKNMPEYRKCVRQQAKKYPSAL; via the exons ATGTCGCCGCCACCCAAGCGCGCCGCCTACCCATGCTGCTGCCGCCAccttcgtcttcctcgtcgACCCACAGTGCCACCCAGTCAG GGCTTCGTGGCCAAGCCGGAGACCCTGCCGGATGGGTCCGTCAACCTCATGCTCTGGCGATGCATCATCCCCGGCAAGGAGGGC ACAGATTGGGAGGGTGGATATTTCCCACTCACTATGCAATTCACTGAAGACTACCCAAACAGCCCTCCTTCCTGCAAGTTCCCTTCAGGCTTTTTCCACATTAACGTCTACGACTCTGGGGCAGTATGCCTATCAATCTTGAGTAGC GGATGGAAACCTTCAATTACAGTGAAGCAAATTCTTATGGGCATCCAAGAGCTGTTTGATGATCCAAATCCTATGTCTGCTGCCCAGAATTTAAGCTATGAGCTCTATAAAAAG AACATGCCGGAGTACAGGAAGTGTGTCCGTCAGCAGGCCAAGAAGTACCCTTCAGCTCTTTAG